A single genomic interval of Aureliella helgolandensis harbors:
- a CDS encoding serine hydroxymethyltransferase gives MNMIATQDPDVWAAIDAEYQRQQDGLEMIASENYTSPAIMQATGSILTNKYAEGYPGRRYYGGCEHVDVIERLAIQRACQLFGAEAANVQPHSGSQANMAVYLACLQPGDTVLGLDLAQGGHLTHGMHLNISGKLYKFIPYGVDPQTHRIDFDQLARLAREHKPKLIVAGASAYPREIPHARFAEIAKDCGAKLMADMAHYAGLVAAGVHDNPVPVSDYVTTTTHKTLRGPRAGLVLCKQENIKSINSAVFPGLQGGPLMHAVAGKAICFGEALQSDFRAYGQAVIDNAKTLAEELMRDGLRLISGGTDNHLMLVDVTSIGLGGKQAEKALDNCGITVNMNMIPFDSRKPMDPSGIRIGTPALTTRGMGPTEMKSVARWISQTLRHADDEKQHLSIREEIRTLCQSFPVPSASANV, from the coding sequence ATGAACATGATCGCCACCCAGGATCCTGACGTATGGGCAGCCATCGATGCAGAATACCAACGTCAACAAGACGGCTTGGAAATGATTGCGAGTGAGAACTACACTTCTCCAGCCATCATGCAAGCCACTGGCAGCATTCTGACGAACAAATACGCGGAGGGTTATCCTGGGCGTCGCTACTACGGTGGATGCGAACATGTCGACGTCATCGAGCGGTTGGCGATCCAACGTGCATGCCAATTGTTTGGGGCGGAAGCGGCCAACGTGCAACCCCACAGCGGATCGCAGGCCAACATGGCGGTCTACCTCGCGTGCCTGCAGCCTGGGGACACCGTTTTGGGCCTTGATTTAGCCCAAGGCGGGCATTTGACTCACGGCATGCATCTCAATATCTCGGGAAAATTGTACAAATTCATTCCCTATGGAGTCGATCCGCAGACTCACCGCATCGATTTCGATCAACTGGCACGCCTGGCCCGAGAGCACAAACCAAAATTGATCGTCGCGGGGGCAAGCGCCTATCCGCGGGAGATTCCACACGCTCGCTTCGCTGAAATTGCCAAGGACTGTGGTGCAAAACTAATGGCCGACATGGCCCATTATGCTGGCTTGGTCGCCGCTGGAGTGCATGACAATCCGGTGCCTGTCTCCGATTACGTGACCACCACCACGCACAAGACGCTCCGTGGACCACGGGCGGGTCTCGTATTGTGCAAGCAAGAGAATATCAAATCGATTAATAGTGCCGTTTTTCCGGGTCTGCAGGGGGGCCCCCTCATGCATGCGGTAGCTGGCAAAGCCATTTGCTTTGGCGAGGCCTTGCAATCGGATTTCCGAGCCTATGGCCAAGCGGTGATCGACAATGCCAAAACCCTAGCCGAAGAACTGATGCGCGACGGTCTGCGATTGATCAGTGGGGGTACCGACAATCACCTGATGCTCGTTGACGTCACCAGTATCGGGCTGGGAGGAAAGCAGGCTGAAAAAGCACTCGACAACTGTGGCATCACCGTGAATATGAATATGATTCCGTTCGATTCCCGCAAGCCGATGGATCCGAGTGGCATTCGCATCGGTACACCCGCGTTGACGACTCGCGGCATGGGACCGACCGAAATGAAGTCCGTCGCTCGGTGGATCAGCCAAACCCTACGCCACGCGGACGACGAGAAACAGCACCTCTCGATTCGAGAGGAAATCCGGACGCTATGCCAAAGTTTTCCAGTTCCATCGGCATCCGCCAACGTATGA
- a CDS encoding ThiF family adenylyltransferase — MPSSDESRYSRQIRFAPVGEAGQLAIGKSRALICGCGALGSTIAERLARAGVGHLRIVDRDWVEVSNLQRQGLFTEEDAANRQPKAVAAARELARYNSHITLEPIVEDVTCANIANLAADCDIVLDGTDNFETRFLLNDFCIQRGVPWIHGGCLGASGQVLSIVPGATACFRCLLPELPSREALETCDSAGVLGTAVGLIACWQATEALKVLSGNASAVSRGLIVLDAWDTSARIVRLEPNAHCPTCQTREFPFLSGQIRTETTVLCGKNAVQIESPTLNRSPLATIAERLQLVGPVTQNAFFVRLTLRNHTLTIFKGGRTVVEGTTQAAEAKSILAQTLGS; from the coding sequence ATGCCATCCTCCGATGAGTCGAGATACTCGCGTCAAATCCGTTTCGCCCCGGTGGGGGAGGCGGGGCAATTGGCAATCGGAAAAAGTCGCGCCTTGATCTGTGGTTGCGGCGCCTTGGGCTCAACGATCGCCGAACGACTGGCGCGGGCTGGAGTGGGACACCTGCGAATCGTCGATCGCGATTGGGTCGAAGTGAGCAATCTCCAGCGGCAAGGTCTGTTCACGGAGGAGGATGCGGCCAACAGACAGCCCAAGGCTGTGGCCGCCGCTCGCGAACTGGCTCGCTACAACAGCCACATCACCCTCGAGCCGATCGTCGAGGATGTGACCTGTGCCAACATTGCCAACCTAGCCGCCGACTGCGACATCGTGCTCGACGGCACCGACAATTTCGAAACCCGTTTCCTGCTGAACGACTTTTGCATTCAACGGGGAGTCCCGTGGATCCATGGCGGTTGCTTGGGAGCCAGCGGACAGGTGTTGAGTATCGTACCGGGGGCCACCGCTTGCTTCCGCTGCTTGCTGCCCGAGCTCCCCTCTCGCGAGGCACTCGAAACCTGCGATTCGGCTGGCGTGCTAGGAACCGCAGTCGGCCTGATCGCCTGCTGGCAAGCCACCGAGGCGCTGAAGGTCTTGAGCGGCAACGCCTCTGCCGTCAGCCGTGGGTTGATCGTGCTGGACGCTTGGGATACCAGCGCACGCATCGTACGCTTGGAACCCAATGCCCATTGTCCGACCTGCCAAACGCGAGAGTTTCCATTTCTTAGTGGCCAGATTCGCACCGAAACTACCGTGCTGTGCGGCAAGAATGCTGTGCAGATCGAGAGCCCCACTCTCAACCGCAGTCCTTTGGCAACCATCGCGGAACGCTTGCAATTGGTCGGCCCGGTAACGCAGAATGCCTTCTTTGTGCGACTCACCCTCCGCAATCATACGCTAACCATCTTCAAGGGTGGCCGCACGGTTGTGGAGGGGACGACGCAGGCAGCGGAAGCCAAATCGATCTTAGCGCAGACCCTCGGATCGTAG
- a CDS encoding response regulator has protein sequence MPESETNRILIADDNAANRELLEAYLAVFDCEIELAVDGEDTLAKVASFQPDLLLLDVMMPKLSGFEVCQQLKQSSKTSKVMILMVTALNELGDIERAVKAGTDDFLTKPINKIEFQKRVENMLRLKDTTDELERLRSYIRDFDDRARPT, from the coding sequence GTGCCTGAATCCGAAACCAATCGCATCTTGATCGCCGACGACAATGCTGCCAATCGCGAATTGCTGGAGGCCTACCTAGCGGTTTTCGATTGCGAAATTGAATTGGCCGTCGATGGAGAGGATACGTTGGCCAAAGTGGCTTCATTCCAGCCGGACCTACTCCTGCTGGACGTAATGATGCCCAAGTTGAGCGGGTTTGAGGTCTGCCAGCAGCTCAAGCAGTCCTCCAAGACCAGCAAAGTCATGATCCTGATGGTCACCGCTCTGAACGAGCTGGGTGATATTGAACGCGCGGTGAAGGCCGGGACGGATGACTTTCTAACGAAGCCTATCAACAAGATTGAGTTTCAGAAGCGCGTCGAAAATATGCTTCGCTTGAAGGACACCACCGACGAGTTGGAGCGGTTGCGGAGCTACATTCGAGACTTCGACGATCGCGCACGCCCGACCTAA
- a CDS encoding carbon storage regulator — protein MLVLSRKEGEKLVIGDNITLVVSRISGNRVTLGIEAPGDVKIFRGELAQKETTNPEPDVVSMNRGRTVTVDIEALGLLGLEKQAM, from the coding sequence ATGTTGGTACTAAGTCGCAAAGAGGGTGAGAAGCTGGTCATCGGTGACAACATTACTTTGGTTGTCTCCAGGATCTCAGGGAATCGCGTCACGTTAGGGATTGAAGCCCCCGGGGATGTAAAAATCTTCCGTGGAGAGTTGGCTCAGAAAGAGACCACCAATCCAGAGCCGGACGTAGTTTCCATGAATCGAGGCCGCACGGTCACTGTCGATATCGAGGCGCTAGGTCTGTTAGGGCTAGAAAAGCAAGCGATGTAG
- a CDS encoding HEAT repeat domain-containing protein translates to MPTLQSLPRSGTWECLQNSRNEAAIATLSTGLASQNGPLRLSCLKTLSRRSEPQARLAILSNWEHFGAEDREYLRTISQRFVEVAERLLRTGTVTEKQIALDVILDLELADAIEPVLHCVLDSQHALQEQAVKTLHQLCEHWGLLARTGKIVPGRTHVLDRLYAHLINYAEHKNGDLVGAWLRLAHWDDAYHRGFVSDPWHDAYQCMLLQLRESRHPSILQLLAGYVHRHSTPAGVLKILMERTEPELAYQIAQLIDDRTLGPTLRRLRELPQFPCFLGGTVCELEASQLVERRRYLLLAATSDELEPVLKAALELSKIGSSSGRTTAAEMLSHCKQHSLEDLVAKIQVAGLKHWPEPQIDELLVEAAAWVHSPSQPLKGAAVEFFVDFTLKRLLQEARRWPTQMSKAMASVVKVIERDVEETLCEELQSPAPKRRLAALQVTQILGAIEVVSHELLPLLHDPRLEVRVRMIDVLSALGFEELETLLPKLLDDASTDIQDAARRAERRLTRSKPRPPQSAAGISS, encoded by the coding sequence GTGCCAACTCTGCAAAGCCTCCCACGATCTGGGACCTGGGAGTGCCTCCAAAATTCTCGGAATGAGGCGGCGATCGCTACGCTCTCCACCGGTTTGGCGTCGCAAAACGGCCCCCTCCGACTGTCTTGCCTCAAGACTCTTTCGCGGCGCTCCGAACCTCAGGCACGGCTTGCGATTTTGAGCAATTGGGAGCATTTCGGGGCAGAGGATCGCGAGTATCTACGTACGATTTCCCAACGCTTCGTCGAAGTCGCCGAACGACTCTTACGCACCGGAACCGTCACCGAAAAACAAATCGCCTTAGACGTTATTCTAGATTTGGAATTGGCAGACGCCATTGAACCGGTTCTACACTGTGTGCTCGACTCCCAGCACGCGCTGCAGGAGCAAGCGGTTAAGACCTTGCACCAACTCTGCGAGCATTGGGGATTGCTAGCTCGGACCGGCAAAATCGTACCAGGTCGAACCCATGTACTAGATCGGCTCTACGCGCATCTCATCAACTACGCCGAGCACAAAAATGGAGATTTGGTAGGGGCTTGGCTGAGGCTTGCGCATTGGGATGATGCCTATCACCGCGGCTTTGTGTCGGATCCTTGGCACGACGCTTATCAATGCATGTTGTTGCAATTGCGAGAGAGTCGTCATCCTTCGATATTGCAGTTGTTGGCTGGTTATGTGCATCGCCATAGTACGCCGGCCGGTGTGCTCAAAATTTTGATGGAACGCACCGAGCCCGAGCTTGCCTACCAGATAGCGCAGCTGATCGACGATCGCACCTTGGGCCCGACCCTCCGGCGCCTGCGGGAGCTGCCGCAGTTTCCCTGCTTTTTAGGGGGAACTGTTTGTGAGCTCGAAGCCAGCCAGCTCGTCGAGCGCCGACGGTATTTGTTACTTGCCGCGACATCGGATGAACTTGAGCCGGTGTTGAAAGCTGCGCTAGAGCTATCCAAAATTGGGAGCTCGAGTGGTCGCACCACGGCGGCAGAAATGCTGAGTCACTGCAAGCAGCATTCGCTGGAAGATCTCGTAGCGAAGATTCAGGTCGCGGGCTTGAAGCACTGGCCTGAACCGCAGATTGACGAGTTGTTGGTAGAAGCGGCAGCCTGGGTGCACAGTCCGTCCCAGCCGCTCAAGGGTGCTGCGGTGGAGTTCTTTGTCGACTTTACACTCAAGCGATTGCTGCAAGAGGCCCGCCGGTGGCCGACGCAGATGTCCAAGGCCATGGCAAGCGTGGTAAAGGTCATTGAGCGAGATGTGGAGGAGACGCTGTGTGAGGAATTGCAAAGCCCAGCACCGAAGCGTCGCTTGGCAGCTTTGCAGGTAACTCAAATCCTAGGGGCGATTGAGGTTGTGAGTCACGAGTTGCTACCGTTGCTCCACGATCCACGCCTGGAGGTTCGCGTCCGGATGATCGATGTGCTCAGCGCTCTGGGGTTCGAGGAATTGGAGACGCTGCTTCCAAAATTGCTCGACGATGCGAGCACGGATATTCAAGATGCTGCACGCAGGGCAGAGCGACGTTTGACGCGGTCCAAGCCGCGCCCACCGCAGAGCGCGGCAGGCATCTCCTCATAG
- a CDS encoding S1C family serine protease yields MTQNQTICSWLRPLASIGLGLSLTISPQWSWADDVDSLRLTTTVRAVQAAEPAVVNIEGKKPANPARAGDSQQVNGMGAGVIIDERGYILTNQHVVQDVGRIEVTLHNGRQFIGRLIARDPDTDLALVKIDSSKPFPVVRCGTSSDLMLGEPVIAIGNPYGYHHTVTEGIISAIKRDVPVNGVDDYPNLIQTDAGINPGNSGGPLLNAHGDMIGINAAVRIGAQGIGFAIPVDRAIDVAAEMIAQYRRGTFESPIAVKTGYESGRGQVTVASGSTQELLTGDVITAVNNRPVNNRLDFELALLGQNAGSTVQVEAERDGSKLKTDLKLDARGAVRAQLTSTNTVQDTVYEQIGVRLETANAQQVRRIDATYKGGMRVTSVKHGSPAFNAQIQPGDILVGLLDWQTPVWDDLAWILKSPEFRSAESPKFHIMRAENVFWGNLELKGSRVR; encoded by the coding sequence ATGACGCAGAATCAAACGATCTGCTCCTGGCTCCGACCACTGGCCTCCATCGGCCTAGGTCTAAGCCTCACGATATCGCCTCAATGGTCATGGGCTGACGATGTTGACTCGCTCCGACTTACCACCACGGTACGTGCGGTCCAAGCAGCAGAGCCGGCCGTCGTGAATATCGAGGGCAAAAAGCCTGCGAACCCAGCTCGCGCTGGTGATTCGCAGCAAGTCAACGGAATGGGCGCCGGCGTCATTATTGACGAACGGGGCTACATTCTTACCAACCAACACGTCGTTCAAGATGTGGGCCGGATCGAGGTGACCTTGCATAATGGTCGCCAATTTATCGGTCGACTCATTGCTCGGGATCCCGACACCGACTTGGCTTTAGTCAAAATTGACTCGAGCAAGCCGTTTCCGGTAGTCCGCTGCGGAACGTCGTCGGACCTGATGCTAGGCGAACCTGTGATTGCGATTGGCAATCCCTACGGCTACCACCATACCGTAACCGAAGGGATTATCAGCGCCATCAAACGTGACGTCCCAGTCAATGGCGTGGATGACTATCCCAACCTGATTCAGACCGATGCCGGCATTAATCCAGGCAATTCTGGCGGACCGTTGCTCAACGCTCATGGCGACATGATCGGGATCAATGCAGCAGTCCGAATTGGTGCCCAAGGGATTGGATTTGCCATCCCAGTCGATCGTGCGATCGATGTGGCGGCGGAGATGATCGCCCAGTATCGCCGCGGGACTTTTGAAAGTCCAATTGCGGTGAAAACCGGATACGAATCGGGGCGTGGCCAAGTCACCGTCGCAAGTGGCTCCACCCAAGAGCTACTGACCGGTGATGTGATCACGGCAGTCAACAATCGGCCGGTCAACAATCGCCTCGACTTTGAATTAGCACTTTTGGGTCAGAATGCAGGCTCGACCGTCCAGGTCGAAGCCGAACGCGACGGTTCCAAACTGAAGACCGATTTGAAACTCGATGCACGAGGGGCAGTTCGGGCTCAGCTGACTTCGACCAATACGGTCCAAGACACGGTGTACGAGCAAATTGGTGTGCGACTTGAAACGGCCAATGCCCAGCAAGTACGACGCATCGATGCGACGTACAAAGGTGGCATGCGAGTAACGTCGGTCAAGCACGGCAGTCCTGCCTTCAATGCTCAGATTCAACCTGGTGATATCCTGGTGGGTCTGTTGGATTGGCAGACTCCGGTGTGGGACGATTTGGCTTGGATCTTAAAGTCTCCCGAGTTTCGCTCGGCCGAATCGCCCAAGTTCCATATTATGCGAGCGGAAAATGTTTTCTGGGGAAACCTAGAGCTCAAGGGGTCGCGAGTCCGATAA
- a CDS encoding helix-turn-helix domain-containing protein, with protein MRYEFRLAELLGHTPDRRKRPGTIKAIVEYTGLDRHQVASLLKNEAKYIPLEALSRLCDYLVEHGYASGDQLPGALFAVKPEHFWEVVARRRKLEICLGVRRPDSQDAPETAWVVASDAVLLGEVLNGVTTLGGTDKLTRSPEETGVESREIPTHPELLKQTLVWSPGNVEAEEAIARSSKVHNDFVASAGDKALICLGSVKSNPVVEMVIADTFQLEPFKSQDSVKTASDRGCPFFLRYRDHDPHIPSASAGMRLSETEAADEPGIYYEKADGSWAYAGGQDTALVFYIYRESLGRLEMVLSGFSGRATRLLARTLSNRSEEFWPPVYQENYLQVGAYIVQYQPATEEMRPDDILRTDIVGNPTITPLPVEAIARRLQP; from the coding sequence ATGCGCTACGAATTTCGACTAGCAGAATTGCTTGGGCACACACCAGATCGACGCAAACGGCCTGGAACGATCAAAGCGATCGTGGAGTACACCGGTCTTGATCGCCACCAAGTCGCTTCCTTGCTCAAAAATGAGGCCAAGTACATTCCGCTCGAAGCACTATCGCGGCTGTGCGATTACCTAGTGGAGCATGGCTACGCCTCCGGTGATCAGTTGCCAGGCGCATTATTCGCAGTCAAGCCAGAGCATTTTTGGGAAGTCGTCGCACGGCGTCGCAAGCTTGAAATCTGCCTGGGGGTTCGCCGCCCAGACTCCCAAGATGCACCTGAGACCGCTTGGGTGGTCGCATCCGATGCCGTCCTGTTGGGTGAAGTCCTCAACGGCGTGACGACTCTGGGGGGAACCGATAAACTAACTCGTTCACCTGAGGAGACAGGTGTGGAATCGCGAGAGATCCCCACCCACCCCGAATTGCTGAAGCAAACGCTGGTATGGAGCCCAGGGAATGTCGAAGCCGAAGAGGCCATCGCCCGCTCTAGCAAGGTACACAACGACTTTGTTGCCTCCGCAGGAGACAAGGCCTTGATCTGCCTGGGGAGCGTCAAGAGCAACCCCGTGGTCGAAATGGTGATTGCCGATACATTCCAATTAGAGCCCTTCAAGTCTCAAGACTCGGTCAAGACCGCTTCGGATCGAGGTTGTCCGTTCTTCTTGCGCTACCGCGATCATGATCCTCACATTCCTAGCGCATCGGCTGGCATGCGTCTGAGTGAGACTGAAGCGGCGGATGAACCAGGCATCTATTACGAGAAGGCCGATGGTAGCTGGGCTTACGCTGGCGGCCAAGATACGGCGTTGGTGTTCTACATCTACCGCGAGTCCTTGGGGCGCTTAGAAATGGTATTGAGTGGATTCAGCGGTCGTGCCACGCGACTACTGGCCCGCACACTCAGCAATCGCAGTGAAGAGTTCTGGCCACCGGTCTACCAGGAAAACTACCTGCAAGTGGGCGCCTACATCGTGCAATACCAGCCAGCGACCGAAGAGATGCGTCCGGACGATATTTTGCGGACCGACATCGTGGGTAATCCCACCATCACGCCGCTACCGGTAGAAGCGATTGCGCGTCGCTTGCAGCCCTAG
- a CDS encoding IS701 family transposase, which produces MDIATSFMPLLQVFTAAMTEPTAQSFKQFVAGWIFAPRRNITGALRAIDPTKHHSAYHRIFAGARWSIDQVGLAMFDLVVKLTDQQHCYLVGDDTLIHKTGLKIYGTGMHRDASQSSSGFTSFRWGHCWVVLCVLVPSRKDPTRKYAIPVLMRLYLNTKTNKKLRRKHRKKTDLMLEMIQLLTQHAGEKSLHFLGDSAYTGGRMLEQIPSGMHVTGRIGKDARLCEGPRPKKPGRGRPPRRGPVLPKPTEMLATKGLRRTTINLYSQSSFHVRITSVVCRLYLAPEREVKVVAVEHLRGGRGIEVFYSTNVNLSEEEILQRFSFRWPVETTFQEAKGHLGLGEPQNRVRAAVRRTTPSMFYLYGLIVLWHEHVRPEPGPFIRMWRGKRHASFADMLATLRRDSVEETRQSIFSAGRLPPAAQKLIKPLEVLLSLAA; this is translated from the coding sequence ATGGACATTGCAACATCTTTCATGCCACTTCTGCAAGTCTTTACTGCCGCGATGACTGAGCCAACCGCACAGTCCTTCAAGCAATTCGTCGCAGGATGGATCTTCGCACCTCGCAGGAATATCACTGGGGCGCTTCGAGCGATTGATCCCACCAAACATCACAGCGCCTATCACCGTATCTTTGCCGGAGCGAGGTGGTCAATCGACCAAGTGGGACTGGCAATGTTCGATCTCGTCGTCAAGCTCACCGATCAGCAACATTGCTATCTTGTCGGCGACGATACCCTGATTCACAAGACAGGCTTGAAAATCTACGGCACAGGGATGCACCGGGATGCCAGCCAAAGTTCCAGTGGCTTCACGTCGTTTCGCTGGGGCCACTGCTGGGTCGTACTGTGTGTCTTAGTCCCTTCACGAAAAGATCCGACGCGAAAGTACGCGATCCCGGTTTTGATGAGGCTCTATCTGAACACCAAGACCAACAAAAAGCTACGTCGCAAGCATCGCAAGAAGACCGACTTAATGCTCGAGATGATCCAACTGTTGACCCAGCATGCGGGCGAGAAATCCCTGCATTTCCTGGGTGACTCGGCTTACACCGGTGGTCGCATGCTGGAGCAAATCCCCAGCGGCATGCATGTCACCGGTCGCATTGGCAAAGACGCCAGACTCTGTGAAGGTCCACGACCCAAGAAACCCGGGCGAGGCCGTCCACCACGACGTGGACCGGTGCTGCCCAAGCCGACCGAGATGTTAGCGACCAAGGGACTTCGTCGTACCACGATCAACCTGTACAGCCAATCGAGCTTTCATGTTCGGATCACGTCGGTGGTCTGCCGGTTGTACCTTGCCCCTGAACGAGAAGTCAAAGTGGTCGCGGTGGAGCACCTTCGCGGCGGGCGGGGAATCGAAGTTTTCTACAGCACCAATGTCAACTTGAGCGAAGAAGAAATCTTGCAGCGGTTCTCTTTTCGTTGGCCGGTCGAGACGACGTTCCAAGAAGCCAAGGGTCACCTCGGTCTGGGCGAACCGCAGAACCGAGTCCGCGCAGCGGTTCGCCGCACGACGCCATCAATGTTCTATCTGTATGGTCTGATTGTGTTGTGGCACGAACACGTCCGGCCAGAGCCTGGTCCATTCATACGAATGTGGCGTGGCAAACGCCATGCATCGTTCGCGGATATGCTCGCGACGCTGCGTCGCGATTCAGTCGAGGAAACACGACAATCTATTTTCTCAGCCGGTCGTTTACCGCCAGCGGCTCAGAAATTAATCAAGCCCCTGGAAGTTCTGCTGTCACTCGCAGCTTAA
- a CDS encoding DegT/DnrJ/EryC1/StrS family aminotransferase: MSTLFEQIQSSVRDALEELLSNENYRTYDGHHCAQLRNELGQLSGGRDVLLTSSGSAALELALRARGIGAGDRVLLSAYDYPGNFWAIERVGARPVLLDVEPAGWRVDSSAVERAVQDASSPAPKALVASHLHGQLQRMDALRERCDQSGIFLIEDACQAPGADVNGLPAGAQGHASIYSFGGSKVLSAGRGGALLTSDPAMGQRVKLAAGAGSGAYELSEVQAALVLAQLPWLEQINQACRVFFGDLLKSLASTHLIAPWEAMVGRTAFYQAGFLIASCPIGVIENQSLGQKIAQLQARGIPAGNGFAGFHRRSLRRCERIGALTCAADIASRTWTLHHGVALHGKWAAQEVAAHIDQVMSEA; this comes from the coding sequence ATGAGCACGCTATTCGAGCAAATTCAATCCTCGGTTCGGGATGCTCTCGAGGAGTTGCTAAGCAATGAGAATTACCGTACCTACGACGGCCACCACTGCGCTCAACTGCGCAACGAATTAGGGCAACTCAGCGGCGGCAGGGATGTGTTGTTGACCAGCAGTGGCTCGGCAGCTTTGGAGCTGGCACTGCGAGCGCGAGGCATTGGTGCTGGGGATCGAGTCCTGCTTTCGGCCTACGACTATCCCGGGAATTTTTGGGCGATAGAGCGCGTTGGCGCGCGGCCGGTGCTGTTAGATGTCGAACCGGCTGGCTGGCGCGTCGATTCCTCCGCCGTTGAACGAGCCGTTCAAGATGCAAGCTCCCCCGCCCCCAAAGCCCTAGTTGCTTCGCACCTGCATGGGCAGCTGCAAAGGATGGACGCATTGCGAGAGCGGTGTGATCAGAGTGGCATCTTTCTCATTGAAGATGCCTGCCAAGCTCCGGGCGCCGACGTAAATGGGCTGCCCGCTGGTGCGCAGGGGCATGCTAGCATCTATAGTTTCGGAGGCAGCAAGGTGCTCTCGGCTGGCAGGGGCGGCGCCTTGCTCACGTCCGATCCCGCGATGGGGCAACGCGTGAAGCTGGCGGCAGGAGCTGGAAGCGGCGCGTACGAACTGAGTGAGGTCCAAGCTGCGCTGGTGCTGGCACAGCTGCCTTGGCTTGAGCAGATCAATCAAGCCTGCCGCGTATTTTTTGGTGACCTGCTAAAATCTTTAGCTAGCACTCACCTTATCGCACCTTGGGAGGCGATGGTGGGCCGCACAGCTTTTTACCAAGCTGGATTTTTAATAGCCAGCTGCCCAATCGGTGTGATTGAAAATCAATCATTGGGGCAGAAAATCGCCCAACTCCAAGCGAGGGGCATACCGGCGGGAAACGGGTTTGCTGGCTTTCATCGCCGCTCACTGCGGCGTTGCGAGCGGATTGGCGCGCTCACCTGTGCGGCAGACATTGCGTCGCGCACCTGGACGCTGCACCACGGAGTCGCGTTGCACGGGAAGTGGGCCGCCCAAGAGGTCGCCGCCCATATCGATCAGGTTATGTCGGAAGCCTAG
- a CDS encoding mechanosensitive ion channel family protein: MDETTPVESESLISVDPSAAGIPPTDSAAPDMSHDVLHAINGVMRGEYSEATSHLLLKVVLPAGLALLALVVTYFVAKLVSRWIAQGLCKQVDKTLGRFAGKFTFYSIMVVAGLAILQTAGFSITSFAAIMAAAGFAIGLAFQGTLSNFASGILLLVFRPFKVGDVITAGGVTGKVNEIDLFTTTFDTPDNRRLIVPNSSIAGATIENVSYHKERRVDVVVGVAYAASLDATRAVLTSAAESLAEKIVLGEGRGYQILLSNLGASSVDWTVRVWTATPNFFAVKEALTCEIKHKLDQHGIEIPFPQMQLHYSQPALAHAPKSGANGTVPTPKSHADTTEGRSSRVRPRVRG, from the coding sequence ATGGATGAAACAACTCCCGTAGAATCGGAATCGCTCATTTCAGTCGACCCCAGTGCCGCTGGGATTCCGCCCACTGATTCTGCAGCACCGGACATGTCCCACGACGTGCTGCATGCGATCAATGGTGTCATGAGGGGCGAGTACAGTGAAGCGACCTCGCACCTACTGTTGAAAGTCGTCTTGCCAGCTGGGCTGGCTCTACTCGCCTTGGTCGTGACCTACTTCGTCGCAAAACTCGTTTCGCGGTGGATAGCGCAGGGACTGTGCAAGCAAGTCGACAAGACGCTGGGACGTTTTGCTGGCAAATTTACCTTTTACAGCATCATGGTGGTCGCTGGCTTGGCCATCCTGCAAACGGCGGGCTTTAGCATCACCAGCTTTGCTGCCATCATGGCTGCAGCTGGGTTCGCAATCGGCCTGGCCTTTCAGGGAACGCTCAGCAATTTTGCGTCGGGCATTCTGTTGCTCGTCTTTCGACCATTCAAGGTTGGTGATGTCATTACCGCTGGCGGAGTCACCGGTAAAGTCAATGAAATCGACCTGTTCACGACCACGTTTGATACCCCTGACAATCGTCGGCTGATCGTACCGAACAGTTCCATTGCCGGGGCCACCATCGAAAACGTCTCCTACCACAAGGAACGCCGCGTCGACGTGGTGGTTGGCGTGGCTTATGCGGCAAGCCTCGATGCAACGCGCGCGGTACTCACGAGCGCCGCGGAGTCGTTGGCCGAGAAAATTGTATTAGGGGAGGGGAGAGGCTATCAAATTCTGCTCTCCAACTTAGGTGCAAGCTCCGTGGACTGGACAGTGCGCGTGTGGACGGCGACCCCGAATTTCTTCGCCGTAAAGGAAGCGTTGACCTGCGAAATCAAACACAAGTTGGATCAACACGGTATTGAAATTCCATTCCCGCAAATGCAGTTGCACTACTCCCAACCTGCGCTTGCCCACGCACCGAAGAGCGGTGCCAACGGTACGGTCCCCACTCCCAAGTCCCATGCGGACACCACGGAGGGACGCAGCTCCCGCGTTCGGCCACGAGTTCGCGGCTAA